In Campylobacter mucosalis, a single window of DNA contains:
- a CDS encoding class 1 fructose-bisphosphatase — protein sequence MSEILDAIKRAVIKIADEIKYADLGYTANANATGDTQLKLDVLSDDIITKELGKISSIKALISEEKDEPLNLNENAEFIVAYDPLDGSSLVDVNFAVGSIFAIYKNELSPKALKMAIYAVYGPRLELVVCSGAKPELFRLDRQGEFKFVKELSLNEKGKLNASGATQKGWSPTHAKLIKSLFDEGYRLRYSGAMVADLHQILLKGGGLFSYPATKDAINGKLRVLFEVLPFAFIYENAGGLAVDGAKNLLDIKVEKTHQTTPCFFGSKYEITALLKAYNG from the coding sequence ATGAGTGAAATTTTAGACGCAATAAAAAGAGCGGTTATAAAAATCGCAGATGAGATAAAATACGCCGATTTAGGCTACACTGCAAACGCCAACGCAACAGGCGACACACAGCTAAAACTTGACGTTTTAAGCGATGACATAATCACAAAAGAGCTTGGTAAAATTTCAAGCATAAAGGCGTTAATTAGCGAAGAAAAAGATGAGCCACTAAATTTAAATGAAAACGCAGAATTTATAGTTGCTTACGATCCACTTGATGGTTCAAGCCTTGTTGATGTAAATTTTGCAGTCGGCTCAATTTTCGCCATTTATAAAAACGAACTTAGCCCAAAGGCCCTAAAAATGGCAATTTATGCAGTCTATGGACCACGATTAGAACTTGTGGTTTGTAGTGGTGCTAAGCCAGAACTATTTAGGCTTGATAGGCAGGGCGAGTTTAAATTTGTAAAAGAGCTAAGCCTTAATGAAAAGGGCAAACTAAACGCAAGTGGTGCGACGCAAAAGGGTTGGAGCCCTACTCACGCAAAGCTTATAAAGTCGCTGTTTGATGAGGGTTATCGCCTTCGCTACTCAGGTGCAATGGTCGCTGACTTGCACCAAATTTTACTAAAAGGTGGTGGGTTATTTAGTTATCCAGCCACAAAAGACGCAATAAATGGCAAACTTAGGGTGCTTTTTGAGGTGTTGCCGTTTGCATTTATTTATGAAAATGCCGGTGGTTTAGCGGTTGATGGGGCTAAAAATTTACTTGATATAAAGGTAGAAAAAACTCATCAAACAACTCCTTGCTTTTTTGGCTCAAAGTATGAAATCACGGCACTTTTAAAGGCTTATAATGGTTAA
- the gltX gene encoding glutamate--tRNA ligase: MYRFAPSPTGDMHIGNLRAAIFNYICSLKEKSDFILRIEDTDTERNIKGKEKEIIEILSRFGIKPAHIYIQSENLKFHRELAAKLLIDKKAFACFCSEDELEAKKEKAKNDGAPYRYDGTCERLSNEEVLNNDKPFVIRMKKPQSTMSFTDAIKGELSFEPDAIDSFVIMRADKTPTYNFACAVDDMLEGVTFVIRGEDHVSNTPKQDLIRQGLGYTQKMQYAHLPIILNEDGKKMSKRDDASSVKWMLESGFMPEAIANYLVLLGNKTPVEIFTLDEAAKWFDISKISRSPAKFDLNMLKHVNREHIKIASDERLKELGLDKPNLARFYTQEASLIPEIKEKIAKIYSPKVAPDEYKNEFEIIKSAILSLKPCESYDEFKNELIKATSLKGKSFFMPLRMLLTGELHGPELSELYPLIKDDLKEIVK, from the coding sequence ATGTATCGTTTTGCACCATCGCCAACAGGCGATATGCACATAGGTAACCTACGTGCGGCAATTTTTAACTATATCTGTTCGCTTAAAGAAAAATCAGATTTTATCTTACGCATTGAAGACACTGACACTGAGCGAAATATAAAGGGCAAAGAAAAAGAGATTATTGAAATTTTAAGCCGTTTTGGCATAAAACCAGCTCACATTTATATCCAAAGTGAGAATTTGAAATTTCACAGAGAGTTAGCCGCGAAGCTGTTAATTGACAAAAAGGCATTTGCTTGTTTTTGCAGCGAAGATGAGCTAGAAGCCAAAAAAGAGAAGGCAAAAAATGATGGCGCGCCTTACCGATATGACGGCACTTGTGAGCGTTTAAGCAACGAAGAGGTGCTAAATAATGACAAACCATTTGTAATACGCATGAAAAAGCCACAAAGCACTATGAGTTTTACAGACGCCATAAAGGGCGAGCTTAGCTTTGAGCCTGACGCGATTGATAGCTTTGTAATAATGAGAGCCGATAAAACGCCAACGTATAACTTTGCGTGTGCAGTTGATGATATGCTTGAAGGCGTAACCTTTGTAATTCGCGGCGAAGATCACGTAAGCAACACGCCAAAGCAGGATTTAATAAGGCAAGGTCTTGGCTACACGCAAAAAATGCAATACGCTCACTTGCCAATAATCCTAAACGAAGACGGCAAAAAGATGAGCAAAAGAGATGACGCAAGTAGTGTAAAATGGATGTTAGAAAGCGGTTTTATGCCAGAAGCGATCGCAAACTATCTCGTGCTTTTGGGCAATAAAACGCCAGTTGAAATTTTCACGTTAGATGAAGCCGCAAAGTGGTTTGATATAAGTAAAATTTCACGCTCACCGGCGAAATTTGATCTAAATATGCTAAAACACGTAAATCGTGAGCATATCAAAATCGCAAGTGACGAGAGACTAAAAGAGCTTGGACTTGATAAGCCAAATTTGGCTAGATTTTACACCCAGGAAGCCTCGCTAATCCCTGAAATCAAAGAAAAAATCGCAAAAATTTACAGCCCAAAAGTAGCACCAGATGAGTATAAAAATGAGTTTGAGATAATAAAAAGTGCCATTTTAAGCTTAAAACCTTGTGAGAGTTACGATGAGTTTAAAAACGAGCTAATTAAAGCCACAAGCTTAAAGGGCAAAAGCTTTTTTATGCCACTTAGAATGCTACTAACCGGAGAGCTTCACGGGCCAGAGCTTAGCGAACTTTATCCGCTTATAAAAGATGATTTAAAGGAGATTGTAAAGTGA
- the mobB gene encoding molybdopterin-guanine dinucleotide biosynthesis protein B, which produces MKRLAVAFSGPSNSGKTTLILKVTQNFIAQGLKVVVIKHDPGDKAKFDVKGKDSFRFSEAGADVVVLSPTRTTYFSKEKSSLDDVIKMLGEFDLLLVEGLKTLDLPRISVFRDKVDESYLPFSNAIATYQNSTNFDITNINLDDTNAICEWILKNAKKV; this is translated from the coding sequence ATGAAACGACTAGCAGTTGCGTTTTCTGGCCCGTCAAATAGTGGCAAGACTACGCTTATTTTAAAGGTTACACAAAATTTCATAGCACAAGGACTAAAAGTAGTCGTCATTAAGCACGACCCGGGCGATAAGGCAAAGTTTGACGTAAAGGGCAAGGATAGTTTTAGGTTTAGCGAGGCAGGTGCTGATGTAGTCGTGCTTAGCCCAACAAGAACTACATATTTTAGCAAAGAAAAGTCAAGCCTTGATGATGTCATAAAAATGCTTGGTGAGTTTGACTTACTCTTAGTTGAAGGGTTAAAAACACTTGATTTGCCAAGAATTAGCGTATTTAGGGACAAGGTAGATGAGAGCTATTTGCCATTTTCAAACGCCATAGCGACCTATCAAAACAGCACCAATTTTGATATAACAAATATAAATTTAGACGATACAAACGCCATTTGTGAGTGGATTTTAAAAAACGCAAAAAAAGTTTAA
- the ybeY gene encoding rRNA maturation RNase YbeY, with protein MILCDEKYPEILDQICEFLTPGEVELSFVNEKQMKNINKTERNIDKTTDVLSFPFEYIPHTPLGCVVINTDLVRQKAIELGHTEDDETALLFTHGLLHVLGYDHEKDRGEMRAKEEEVILKFKLPKSLIVRTLES; from the coding sequence ATGATACTCTGCGATGAAAAATACCCTGAAATTTTAGATCAAATTTGCGAGTTTTTAACACCAGGCGAAGTTGAGCTTAGTTTTGTCAATGAAAAACAGATGAAAAATATCAATAAAACTGAGCGAAATATCGATAAAACCACCGATGTTTTAAGCTTTCCGTTTGAATACATCCCACATACTCCACTTGGCTGTGTCGTCATAAACACCGACCTAGTAAGACAAAAAGCCATAGAGCTAGGACACACAGAAGATGATGAAACTGCTCTGCTTTTTACGCACGGACTGCTTCACGTCTTAGGTTATGATCACGAAAAAGATAGGGGTGAGATGAGGGCAAAGGAGGAGGAGGTTATTTTAAAATTTAAGTTACCAAAGAGTCTGATAGTTAGAACTCTTGAGTCTTAG
- the mrdA gene encoding penicillin-binding protein 2 — translation MRLRIVYAIILLFFIMLLTRIYYLSVNSNEYYENIAEQNVVKTQYLPPVRGIIFDSKDRPLAVNRLGFSLAVKPHLSSKKRVALLDEELAYIAEIFTDLNVTKLKREYIKNDSPYNQEFINVVDFIDYDKFVPYFAKLSLRQNLKIQPASKRHYPYDDLASHIIGYVGRANQQDMDNDPITKLTNYIGRSGIERYYNSILQGNEGFKKTKVNALNEEIESLETILPKSQNVRLSIDLELQKFIGEVFGKDAGVAIVMDLKDGAIIAAGSYPEYNLNKFVTGISKAEWEELVRDIDHPFTNKLVNGLYPPGSVVKMGMGLAFLDAGVSRWDGYYCSGSYELGGRKFRCWNSYGHGFMNLNDAIRESCDDYFYKNSQKMGIDAIVPILERIGFGVKTGVDLPNEFIGVVPSREWKMRKYGKSWYQGETLITSIGQGNFLVTPMQIARHTAALATGLNVIPHFLKSIDDKDVDFTPKDDMFTPFEKSQLPILRHAMYEVANHPKGTASKHFTNSLLTIAAKTGTAQVVGISQTEKKRMREEDMAYLQRSHAWLTTFAPYEDPQYVITMIIEHGGHGGSAAGPKVTQIYNKLVQMGYINLDELKAKIEAKKAPNKKSNKKATKTQEF, via the coding sequence ATGAGACTTCGCATAGTTTATGCCATAATTTTGCTATTTTTTATAATGCTACTTACTAGAATTTACTATCTAAGCGTAAATTCAAACGAATATTATGAGAATATTGCTGAGCAAAATGTAGTTAAAACCCAGTATCTGCCGCCGGTTAGAGGGATAATTTTTGACTCAAAAGATCGCCCTTTGGCGGTAAATAGACTAGGTTTTTCTCTTGCTGTCAAGCCACACTTAAGTAGCAAAAAAAGAGTTGCCTTGCTAGATGAGGAGTTAGCTTATATTGCTGAAATTTTTACTGACTTAAATGTCACAAAACTAAAACGAGAATATATAAAAAACGACTCCCCTTACAATCAAGAGTTTATAAATGTTGTTGATTTTATCGACTATGATAAATTTGTGCCATATTTTGCAAAACTCTCTTTACGTCAAAATTTAAAGATACAACCAGCTAGCAAAAGACACTATCCGTATGATGACCTGGCTTCTCACATCATCGGATATGTCGGCAGAGCAAATCAGCAAGATATGGATAACGACCCTATAACAAAGCTCACAAACTATATTGGCAGAAGTGGTATCGAGAGGTATTACAACTCTATTTTGCAAGGCAATGAGGGTTTTAAAAAAACAAAAGTAAATGCCCTAAATGAAGAGATAGAGTCGCTTGAAACGATCTTGCCAAAGAGTCAAAATGTAAGGCTTAGCATTGACCTTGAACTTCAGAAATTTATAGGCGAGGTTTTTGGTAAAGACGCTGGTGTCGCGATTGTTATGGATTTAAAAGATGGTGCTATTATAGCAGCTGGAAGCTATCCAGAATATAACCTAAACAAATTTGTCACAGGTATATCAAAAGCCGAGTGGGAGGAGCTTGTAAGGGATATTGACCACCCATTTACAAATAAACTGGTAAATGGTTTGTATCCGCCAGGATCAGTTGTAAAAATGGGTATGGGTTTAGCATTTTTAGATGCTGGAGTTAGTCGTTGGGATGGGTATTACTGCTCTGGCTCGTATGAGCTTGGTGGGCGTAAATTTCGCTGCTGGAACTCCTATGGTCACGGATTTATGAATTTAAATGACGCCATTAGAGAGAGTTGTGATGACTACTTTTATAAAAATAGTCAAAAAATGGGTATAGACGCGATAGTGCCGATACTTGAGCGTATAGGTTTTGGGGTAAAAACTGGTGTTGACTTGCCAAATGAATTTATAGGCGTAGTGCCTAGCAGAGAGTGGAAAATGCGTAAATACGGCAAGTCGTGGTATCAAGGCGAAACGCTCATTACCTCTATTGGGCAGGGAAATTTTCTAGTTACTCCTATGCAGATTGCTAGACACACAGCCGCACTTGCAACGGGGCTAAACGTTATCCCACATTTTTTAAAGAGCATAGATGATAAGGATGTTGATTTTACTCCAAAAGATGATATGTTTACGCCTTTTGAGAAGAGCCAGTTGCCTATTTTAAGACACGCTATGTATGAAGTTGCAAATCACCCAAAAGGCACGGCTAGCAAGCACTTTACAAATTCACTCCTAACCATCGCTGCAAAGACTGGAACTGCTCAAGTTGTTGGCATATCTCAAACTGAAAAAAAGCGTATGAGAGAGGAAGATATGGCGTATTTGCAACGCTCTCACGCGTGGCTTACAACCTTTGCTCCGTATGAAGATCCGCAGTATGTCATTACGATGATTATCGAGCACGGAGGACACGGCGGTAGTGCGGCTGGTCCAAAGGTAACTCAAATTTATAATAAACTTGTGCAAATGGGCTATATAAATTTAGACGAGCTAAAAGCCAAAATTGAAGCAAAAAAGGCACCAAATAAAAAGAGCAATAAAAAAGCTACTAAGACTCAAGAGTTCTAA
- the queC gene encoding 7-cyano-7-deazaguanine synthase QueC, translating into MKKAVCIMSGGMDSTLCATLALKEGYEVVALHFDYDQRTMKREKRAFSEICDFLGIKNRLNLDVNFIAKIGANALTDRTLDIPKDGLGDEVPKTYVPFRNGIFISIAAALAEKEGANALFIGVVEDDSSGYPDCRSDFIKAIERAINLGTKDETKLEIKMPLVGLSKAQIVAKSLEFNSPLHLTWSCYESDDEACGLCDSCRLRLRGFELAKAKDPIKYAKNG; encoded by the coding sequence GTGAAAAAAGCAGTTTGTATAATGAGTGGTGGTATGGATAGCACGCTTTGTGCGACCTTGGCACTTAAAGAAGGTTATGAAGTCGTGGCTTTGCATTTTGACTACGATCAGCGAACGATGAAGCGTGAAAAACGTGCATTTAGTGAGATTTGTGATTTTTTGGGTATCAAAAATAGGCTAAATTTAGATGTAAATTTTATAGCAAAAATAGGTGCAAATGCCTTGACTGATAGAACTCTAGATATCCCAAAAGATGGTTTAGGCGATGAAGTGCCAAAAACTTATGTGCCTTTTCGTAATGGTATTTTTATCTCAATCGCGGCGGCTTTAGCTGAAAAAGAGGGTGCAAATGCACTATTTATCGGTGTTGTTGAAGATGATAGTTCAGGCTATCCTGACTGCAGAAGCGATTTTATAAAAGCAATAGAAAGAGCCATAAATTTAGGCACAAAAGATGAAACAAAGCTAGAGATAAAAATGCCACTTGTTGGGCTAAGTAAGGCACAAATCGTCGCAAAATCGCTAGAGTTTAACTCGCCACTTCATCTTACTTGGAGCTGTTATGAGAGCGATGATGAGGCGTGTGGACTTTGTGATAGCTGTCGTTTAAGGTTAAGGGGCTTTGAACTGGCAAAGGCAAAAGATCCGATAAAATATGCTAAAAATGGTTAA
- the hcp gene encoding hydroxylamine reductase has product MSENLKMFCHQCEMSAPDGCGAHGQSKGTCGKDDTLARLQDTMVFGLKGLSAYRHHAHELGADTSEVDRVMADTLYFTLTNSNFNFNEHIKQLLAVGSAGVKVMDILSEAHTKTFGVPTPVKVSQNKVEGKAILVSGHNLKALKMLLEQTEGKGINIYTHSEMLPAHGYPELRKYSHLKGNVGKAWFDQTKLFNEFKGAILMSTNCIMSLRSNCEYSERLFGYQIAGTQGVMMIENDDFTPLIECALNCGDVSMDSDACLVTGGHYKTILTLAPEILDAINSGKIRRFFVIAGCDAPGKGREYYRELAQNLPQDCVILTSSCGKFRFNDIDFGVVPGTNLPRYIDLGQCNDSNGAVKIALALSEATGIAVNDLPLSIVLMWMEQKAVIILLALFSLGMKNINVGPTLPKFFNEEIVNFLVENFGVRLISGDAKADLAYFLNGHK; this is encoded by the coding sequence ATGAGTGAAAATTTAAAGATGTTTTGTCATCAATGCGAGATGAGTGCGCCTGACGGCTGTGGTGCTCACGGGCAGAGCAAAGGCACCTGTGGCAAGGATGATACGTTAGCAAGGCTTCAAGATACGATGGTTTTTGGGCTTAAGGGTCTTAGTGCTTATCGCCACCACGCACACGAGCTTGGTGCTGATACGAGCGAGGTTGATAGAGTTATGGCTGATACGCTTTATTTTACGCTTACAAACTCAAATTTTAACTTCAACGAACACATAAAACAGCTTCTAGCCGTCGGCTCTGCTGGTGTTAAGGTAATGGATATTTTAAGCGAGGCTCACACAAAAACCTTTGGTGTGCCAACTCCGGTTAAAGTAAGCCAAAACAAGGTTGAAGGCAAGGCGATTTTGGTTAGCGGACACAACCTAAAAGCCCTAAAAATGCTATTAGAACAAACCGAAGGCAAGGGCATAAATATCTACACACACTCAGAAATGCTCCCTGCTCACGGCTATCCAGAACTTCGCAAATACAGCCATTTAAAGGGCAATGTCGGCAAGGCGTGGTTTGATCAAACTAAATTATTTAATGAATTTAAGGGTGCGATTTTGATGAGCACAAACTGCATTATGTCACTTAGAAGTAACTGCGAATATAGCGAGCGTTTGTTTGGCTATCAAATCGCAGGGACACAGGGTGTAATGATGATAGAAAATGATGATTTTACGCCGTTAATTGAGTGTGCCCTAAATTGTGGCGATGTGAGTATGGATAGTGACGCCTGTTTGGTTACTGGTGGACACTATAAGACGATTTTAACACTAGCACCAGAAATTCTAGACGCTATAAATTCAGGTAAAATTCGCAGATTTTTTGTCATAGCAGGTTGTGACGCACCTGGCAAAGGTCGTGAGTATTACAGAGAGTTAGCACAAAACCTACCGCAAGACTGCGTGATTTTAACATCAAGTTGCGGCAAATTCCGCTTTAACGACATTGACTTTGGCGTCGTTCCAGGCACAAATCTACCACGCTACATTGACTTAGGTCAGTGTAATGATTCAAACGGAGCCGTTAAAATCGCACTTGCGTTAAGCGAGGCAACTGGCATTGCGGTAAATGACCTGCCACTTTCAATCGTGCTAATGTGGATGGAGCAAAAAGCTGTGATTATCTTACTTGCTCTGTTTAGTCTTGGTATGAAAAATATCAATGTTGGACCGACTCTACCTAAATTCTTTAACGAAGAGATAGTGAATTTCTTGGTAGAAAATTTTGGCGTTAGGCTAATTAGTGGCGACGCTAAGGCTGATTTAGCTTACTTTTTAAACGGACATAAGTAA
- a CDS encoding lytic transglycosylase domain-containing protein has protein sequence MRLLTLYSLSAVVLWAGVIEYDEIITKQNSLSKDYYINRLANEEKLSIEQAQNLQNQIFRKDGAVSKSLNKIAPPKPSTGKCQGVNASNITTSSIECQNALTTISYSLKLSSQVRAKIAENLEVLHPQKARILKILNESNPAQIFAKNMQTEQFLAYFRAINAQKQAKQFSIDFDEAFLNKLYQTKGFNAVLTELVLERKLDNFRENFIKISPNITEKNGAFFLALNAITLNKDEKATQFFARAEQTYEAQSQRDNAIFWLYLIKKDKNLLTKLANSTDINIYSLFAKDYVKSDPFDVYVPRPKKLKFEGSASINDPFFWEKMNNLVKNMSADEAREFAKQFYANDSIGYYAFFMQKANGWSRHYYVMPQSPELENIQDSRKALIYALARQESRFIPGVVSTSYALGTMQFMPFLANAIGKKELKIANFDQDDMFKADVAYKFANHHLDYLEKFLYHPLFIAYAYNGGIGFTKRLITRDDMFRDGKFEPFLSMELVPVRETRLYGKKVLANYIVYNSLMGSNIKISTLLQTLTQPALTDKFRK, from the coding sequence ATGCGTTTGCTAACTCTTTATAGTCTTAGTGCCGTTGTTCTTTGGGCTGGTGTTATTGAGTATGATGAGATTATAACCAAGCAAAATAGCCTTAGTAAAGATTACTACATAAACCGACTTGCAAACGAAGAAAAGCTAAGTATAGAGCAAGCTCAAAATTTGCAAAATCAAATTTTTAGAAAGGATGGAGCGGTTAGCAAATCTTTAAATAAGATAGCCCCACCAAAGCCAAGCACAGGCAAGTGTCAAGGCGTAAATGCTAGTAATATCACAACTTCAAGCATAGAGTGTCAAAATGCCCTAACCACAATATCTTACTCGCTTAAGCTAAGCAGCCAAGTAAGAGCTAAAATAGCTGAGAATTTAGAAGTTTTACATCCCCAAAAGGCAAGAATACTTAAAATTTTAAACGAGAGCAATCCAGCACAAATATTTGCTAAAAATATGCAAACAGAGCAGTTTTTGGCGTATTTTAGAGCCATAAATGCACAAAAACAAGCTAAACAGTTCTCTATCGATTTTGACGAGGCCTTTTTAAACAAACTCTATCAGACAAAGGGCTTTAATGCAGTATTAACAGAGCTTGTTTTAGAGCGAAAGCTTGATAATTTTAGAGAAAATTTTATAAAGATCAGCCCAAATATAACTGAAAAAAATGGTGCATTTTTTCTTGCTCTAAATGCGATAACGCTCAACAAAGATGAAAAAGCTACGCAGTTTTTTGCAAGAGCAGAGCAAACATACGAGGCACAAAGCCAAAGAGATAACGCCATATTTTGGTTATACCTTATCAAAAAAGATAAAAACTTGCTTACAAAATTAGCAAACAGCACCGACATAAACATCTACTCACTTTTTGCAAAAGACTACGTAAAGAGCGACCCTTTTGACGTGTATGTCCCAAGACCAAAAAAGTTAAAATTTGAAGGCTCTGCAAGTATAAACGACCCATTTTTTTGGGAAAAGATGAATAACCTTGTTAAAAATATGAGTGCTGATGAGGCTAGGGAATTTGCAAAGCAGTTTTATGCAAATGATAGCATTGGGTATTACGCGTTTTTTATGCAAAAAGCAAACGGCTGGAGTAGACACTACTACGTAATGCCACAAAGTCCAGAACTTGAAAATATACAAGATAGCAGAAAAGCCCTTATATACGCACTAGCAAGGCAGGAAAGCCGTTTTATACCAGGCGTGGTTTCGACATCTTATGCACTTGGAACTATGCAATTTATGCCGTTTTTGGCAAATGCTATCGGCAAAAAAGAGCTTAAAATAGCCAACTTTGACCAAGATGACATGTTTAAAGCCGATGTGGCTTACAAATTTGCAAATCATCATTTAGACTATCTTGAAAAATTTCTATATCATCCGCTCTTTATAGCTTACGCTTATAACGGTGGTATCGGCTTCACAAAGCGTTTAATTACGCGTGATGACATGTTTAGGGATGGAAAATTTGAGCCATTTTTGTCAATGGAGCTTGTACCAGTTAGAGAGACTAGGCTTTATGGCAAAAAAGTCCTTGCAAATTATATCGTTTATAACTCGCTTATGGGTTCCAATATAAAGATTTCGACACTTTTACAAACTCTAACGCAACCTGCCCTAACTGATAAATTTCGAAAGTAA
- a CDS encoding YggT family protein, with protein sequence MILSTFLMAIAEIVSTVINIYVWVIIISALISWVRPDPYNPVVQLLMRLTEPVYSFIRKFVPTVFGGIDLAPVIVLLALKFIDLFFIKLLYAFANSL encoded by the coding sequence GTGATTTTATCTACGTTTTTAATGGCAATAGCAGAAATAGTAAGCACGGTAATTAACATATACGTGTGGGTCATCATCATCTCAGCACTCATCAGCTGGGTTCGTCCAGACCCATATAATCCAGTCGTGCAACTACTTATGCGTTTAACCGAACCTGTATATTCATTTATCAGAAAATTTGTGCCGACCGTTTTTGGCGGGATCGATTTAGCACCGGTTATCGTGCTACTTGCACTCAAATTTATAGATTTATTTTTTATAAAGCTTTTATATGCGTTTGCTAACTCTTTATAG
- the metG gene encoding methionine--tRNA ligase, with translation MKKYFTTPIYYVNDVPHIGHAYTTIITDTLARFSRLKGNETYFMTGTDEHGQKIEQAAKLRGKTPKEYADEISGKFRSLWDEFEISYDHFIRTTDEEHKLTAQNAFAKMYEKGDIYKGEYEGFYCVSCETFFTQTQLLDDNCCPDCGRKTSVVKEESYFFRLSKYENALLKWYEENENCIVPKGKKNEVVSFVKGGLKDLSITRTSFDWGIKLPENLNDPKHVMYVWLDALINYLSTLGYSRDNAKMDFWSDTTHLVGKDILRFHAVYWPAFLMSLELPLPKCVAAHGWWTRNGEKMSKSKGNVVNPKEVADAYGLENFRYFLLREVPFGQDGDFSQKALIERINSELGNGLGNLLSRIIGMSMKYSDFEISSKNVMKFYKTELNEADEYLKNAINNLENIAPNRYLEELWRVITLANTAIAKYEPWTLIKEGKTDEANALVGLCANLLAKVALLLSPAMPKTCEKIAAALGFEISPKNYERLVKNAELIDFKATKTEPLITRIESELMPNPQPITPQKDEEKSDIINIDDFAKIVIKVGEVLECQRVEGSDKLLKFKIDLGENEPRQILSGIAKFYDPATLVGKQVCVLSNLKERIMMKKYVSQGMILSADDGSLVLLGTHTKVKNGAVVG, from the coding sequence ATGAAAAAATACTTCACGACACCAATTTATTACGTAAATGACGTCCCGCATATCGGACACGCCTACACGACTATAATTACTGATACCTTAGCACGTTTTAGCCGTTTAAAGGGCAATGAAACTTACTTTATGACTGGCACTGATGAACACGGACAAAAGATAGAACAAGCCGCAAAACTAAGGGGCAAAACCCCAAAAGAATACGCCGATGAGATAAGCGGTAAATTTCGCTCATTATGGGATGAGTTTGAGATAAGTTATGATCATTTTATAAGAACAACAGACGAAGAACACAAGCTAACAGCACAAAACGCTTTTGCTAAAATGTATGAAAAGGGCGACATTTACAAGGGCGAATACGAGGGTTTTTACTGCGTGAGCTGTGAGACATTTTTTACCCAAACTCAGCTACTTGATGATAACTGCTGTCCAGATTGTGGGCGAAAAACTAGCGTCGTAAAAGAAGAAAGCTACTTTTTTAGGCTATCAAAATATGAAAATGCTCTTTTAAAATGGTATGAAGAAAACGAAAATTGCATCGTCCCAAAGGGCAAAAAAAACGAAGTCGTTAGCTTTGTAAAAGGCGGATTAAAAGATCTCTCAATCACTCGCACTAGCTTTGACTGGGGCATAAAATTGCCAGAAAATTTAAACGATCCAAAACACGTTATGTATGTCTGGCTTGATGCGTTAATAAACTATCTTAGCACACTTGGCTACTCACGAGATAACGCTAAAATGGACTTTTGGAGCGATACGACACACCTTGTAGGTAAGGACATTTTACGCTTTCACGCTGTATATTGGCCAGCGTTTTTAATGAGCTTAGAATTACCTTTGCCAAAATGCGTAGCAGCTCACGGCTGGTGGACTAGAAACGGCGAAAAAATGAGTAAAAGCAAAGGCAATGTCGTAAATCCAAAAGAGGTAGCAGACGCTTACGGACTTGAAAATTTTCGCTACTTTTTGCTTCGTGAAGTGCCGTTTGGGCAAGACGGAGATTTTAGTCAAAAGGCACTCATTGAGCGTATTAACTCAGAGCTTGGCAACGGACTAGGCAACCTTTTAAGCCGAATAATTGGTATGAGTATGAAGTATAGTGATTTTGAAATTTCATCAAAAAATGTGATGAAATTTTATAAAACAGAGCTAAACGAGGCAGATGAGTATCTAAAAAACGCCATTAACAATTTAGAAAATATCGCACCAAATCGCTATTTAGAAGAGCTTTGGCGAGTGATAACACTTGCAAATACGGCGATTGCAAAGTATGAGCCTTGGACGCTCATAAAAGAGGGTAAAACCGATGAAGCTAACGCTCTTGTGGGGCTTTGTGCAAATTTACTAGCCAAAGTTGCACTTCTTTTAAGCCCGGCTATGCCAAAAACTTGCGAGAAAATCGCAGCCGCTCTTGGCTTTGAAATTTCGCCAAAAAATTATGAGCGTTTGGTTAAAAATGCAGAGCTTATAGACTTTAAAGCTACTAAAACCGAGCCGTTAATTACTCGTATTGAGAGCGAATTAATGCCAAATCCACAGCCTATCACACCACAAAAAGATGAAGAAAAAAGCGATATTATTAACATTGATGACTTTGCAAAAATTGTCATAAAAGTCGGCGAAGTTTTAGAGTGCCAAAGGGTTGAAGGTAGTGACAAATTGCTTAAATTTAAGATTGATTTAGGCGAGAATGAGCCACGCCAAATTCTTTCAGGTATTGCCAAATTTTACGACCCAGCTACGCTTGTTGGCAAACAAGTTTGCGTTTTATCCAACCTAAAAGAGCGTATAATGATGAAAAAATATGTCAGTCAAGGTATGATTTTATCAGCCGATGACGGCTCGCTCGTGCTTCTTGGCACTCACACAAAGGTTAAAAACGGAGCGGTTGTGGGCTAA